A stretch of Leisingera daeponensis DSM 23529 DNA encodes these proteins:
- a CDS encoding ParB/RepB/Spo0J family partition protein: protein MAKRKRLSPAQTGYLTAAPAAKPALGGPSSVGAAPIAQVASDASAQAALQELSGVLETARARGLMIEELPLAAIDENHLVRDRIEQDEEELQSLIASIRARGQQTPAEVVPLEDTFGGRTHGLISGWRRLTALKRLYAETSDPKFATLKALVIKPDSAEESYVAMVEENEIRVNLSHYERARIAVRAYKEGVFTRRKYALQALFGNATRAKRSKIGSFVTLVEALDAVLFYPTAISEKLGLALVRGIEADEGFAERAKQALQAADRSSPEAELEVLTRLVEGDAPQMPKSEPDMPPAPAYEPAAAAPAPKAPVPPLVKGPRVRGTGDWDAAMPGERISLPAPKGVRLTYTPSEQKIEISGEAVNATLAKTLEAWLKKL from the coding sequence ATGGCAAAACGCAAACGGCTTTCCCCGGCACAGACCGGTTACCTGACGGCGGCGCCCGCGGCCAAACCGGCGCTTGGCGGCCCGTCCAGCGTCGGGGCCGCGCCGATTGCCCAGGTGGCCTCCGACGCCTCTGCCCAGGCGGCGCTGCAGGAATTGTCCGGCGTGCTGGAAACCGCCCGCGCCAGGGGGCTGATGATCGAAGAGCTGCCGCTGGCGGCCATCGACGAGAACCACCTGGTGCGCGACCGCATCGAACAGGACGAGGAAGAGCTGCAATCGCTGATCGCCTCGATCCGCGCCCGCGGCCAGCAGACCCCGGCGGAAGTGGTGCCGCTGGAGGATACCTTTGGCGGGCGCACCCACGGCCTGATTTCCGGCTGGCGCCGCCTGACCGCGCTGAAGCGGCTCTATGCCGAGACATCAGATCCGAAATTCGCCACCCTCAAGGCGCTGGTGATCAAGCCGGACAGCGCCGAGGAGTCCTATGTGGCGATGGTCGAGGAAAACGAGATCCGGGTGAACCTGTCGCATTACGAGCGCGCCCGGATCGCGGTGCGCGCGTATAAGGAAGGCGTCTTCACCCGCCGCAAATACGCGCTGCAGGCGCTGTTCGGCAATGCGACCCGCGCCAAGCGCTCCAAGATCGGCAGCTTCGTCACCCTGGTCGAGGCGCTGGACGCGGTGCTGTTCTACCCCACCGCGATCAGCGAGAAGCTGGGCCTCGCCCTGGTGCGCGGGATCGAGGCGGACGAGGGCTTTGCGGAGCGTGCGAAACAGGCGCTGCAGGCCGCCGACCGCTCCAGCCCGGAGGCGGAGCTGGAGGTGCTGACCCGGCTGGTCGAAGGGGATGCCCCCCAAATGCCCAAGTCAGAGCCTGATATGCCCCCTGCCCCGGCTTATGAACCTGCGGCTGCCGCACCTGCGCCCAAAGCGCCCGTTCCGCCGCTGGTCAAGGGTCCGCGGGTGCGCGGCACGGGGGACTGGGACGCCGCGATGCCGGGCGAACGGATTTCCTTGCCCGCGCCCAAAGGCGTGCGGCTCACCTATACCCCCAGCGAGCAGAAGATCGAAATCAGCGGCGAGGCTGTGAACGCCACCCTGGCCAAGACGCTGGAGGCCTGGCTGAAAAAGCTCTGA
- a CDS encoding AAA family ATPase, whose product MARDIHRKDTPRAGSSLPPYFSIDPDAALAELDAPATTAGFAGIAAACAQGRADLASRGLNEEGKKELRLFSTWEITRYLIPVAQAHFRRVLKANPDLPQGRSETEGGAKWFTLEEVLRLRAFFAAQGSKAKDYTPYRPEGLPAKMVAVANFKGGVGKTSTAAHLAMSAALDGYKVLVIDLDSQGSMTSIFGGKVDDEWQTAFPLLARHYGEHLRLENQRRLDRGDAPQPLDEALDAAMEMTAQDVIQNTHWPNIDLIGAQLNLYWAEFQIPVWRMAARSWKLWDALTERLEADGVLDQYDVIFIDTPPALGYLTINGLSAADILLVPMGASFLEFDSTGRFFDMLHSTFASIEEGENLAARALGRPGLAFEWDAVRTVITRYDSAQQGELAALMQAYMGRVLSPHKQDFTALIGQAGEQVSGIYEADYRDFNRETYARGRETFDETYAAFKKLLIGVWRREALQEQRAAE is encoded by the coding sequence ATGGCGCGAGATATCCACAGGAAAGACACTCCCAGGGCAGGCAGCAGCCTCCCCCCCTATTTCAGCATCGACCCCGACGCCGCGCTGGCGGAGCTTGACGCCCCCGCCACCACCGCGGGCTTTGCCGGGATCGCCGCCGCCTGCGCGCAAGGCCGCGCCGACCTCGCCAGCCGCGGCCTGAATGAGGAGGGCAAGAAGGAGCTGCGCCTGTTCTCCACCTGGGAGATCACCCGCTACCTGATCCCGGTCGCCCAGGCCCATTTCCGCCGGGTGCTGAAGGCCAACCCCGATCTGCCGCAGGGCCGCTCCGAGACCGAGGGCGGCGCCAAGTGGTTCACGCTGGAGGAGGTGCTGCGCCTGCGCGCCTTCTTCGCGGCGCAAGGCTCCAAGGCCAAGGACTACACCCCCTACCGCCCCGAAGGGCTGCCCGCCAAGATGGTGGCGGTCGCCAACTTCAAGGGCGGCGTCGGCAAGACCTCGACCGCGGCGCATCTGGCGATGTCCGCCGCGCTCGACGGCTACAAGGTGCTGGTGATCGATCTCGACAGCCAGGGCTCGATGACCTCGATCTTCGGCGGCAAGGTGGACGACGAATGGCAGACCGCCTTCCCGCTCCTGGCGCGCCACTACGGTGAGCATCTGCGGCTGGAGAACCAGCGCCGCCTCGACCGCGGCGATGCCCCGCAGCCGCTGGACGAGGCGCTGGATGCGGCGATGGAGATGACCGCGCAGGACGTCATCCAGAACACCCACTGGCCCAACATCGACCTCATCGGCGCCCAGCTGAACCTCTACTGGGCGGAGTTCCAGATCCCGGTCTGGCGGATGGCGGCGCGGTCCTGGAAGCTGTGGGATGCGCTGACCGAGCGGCTGGAGGCCGACGGGGTGCTGGACCAGTACGATGTGATCTTCATCGACACCCCGCCCGCACTTGGCTACCTGACCATCAACGGGCTGTCGGCGGCCGACATCCTCCTGGTGCCGATGGGCGCGTCCTTCCTGGAGTTCGACTCGACGGGGCGTTTCTTCGACATGCTGCATTCCACCTTCGCCTCGATCGAGGAGGGCGAGAACCTCGCCGCGCGCGCCCTGGGCCGCCCCGGGCTGGCGTTTGAATGGGACGCGGTGCGCACCGTGATCACCCGCTATGACAGCGCCCAGCAGGGCGAGCTGGCGGCGCTGATGCAGGCCTATATGGGCCGGGTGCTCTCCCCCCACAAACAGGATTTCACCGCGCTGATCGGCCAGGCCGGGGAGCAGGTGAGCGGCATCTACGAGGCCGACTACCGCGATTTCAACCGCGAGACCTATGCCCGCGGGCGGGAGACCTTCGACGAGACCTATGCCGCCTTCAAGAAGCTCCTGATCGGGGTCTGGCGGCGCGAGGCGTTGCAGGAGCAGCGCGCGGCCGAATAA